The following proteins are encoded in a genomic region of Corticium candelabrum chromosome 11, ooCorCand1.1, whole genome shotgun sequence:
- the LOC134187189 gene encoding tudor domain-containing protein 3-like: MNLSERGWNLTSDALESCSKNINELANKSTNDLEKAALDLDLRGNGLPILPDEASRGQTFKLKGPVVLQVQKVKNVAAPKAVADCSHSPRLLRLQLTDGHLTCSAVELVPIPQLSLSLAPGTKVRLNSKDIQIVKGFVMLRPSDISVLGGRVEKLASKWELTQSLAKHTRQNIEEEEGPPAFVPFGKKIPGDDKAVSSKGKPGRQAKPFDVNKSKQDECSARPRIDASSLASEDSKQTQLPSKDGNVARLIEMGFSYADSIRALQKSRGDPETAIDILTMGSSTVTRESLHSEKGFSRKQQHGKQRRPFSSPTLVEYDVKDVEEFGTTDYSRGGRGSRPISGGGRSRGRRGGSQARGGHAYRHPKQEIAASNSTQLTYNDSSDYYFGTHSASALQPADPKFVDIGSFPTAYYNSHRTGRIDSRGSEKQRRGKWQDCDHPSQDLASAVEGLSLNKVPASHSLHSSSDRSSKAGKFPGQPKPSAALAEAIQMHRKSSN; encoded by the exons ATGAATCTTTCTGAACGAGGATG GAATTTAACTAGCGATGCGCTAGAATCGTGTTCAAAAAATATCAACGAACTTgccaacaaatcaacaaatgaTCTCGAAAAAGCGGCTCTAGAC CTTGATTTGAGAGGAAACGGTTTACCGATATTGCCAGATGAAGCCTCCAGAGGTCAAACATTCAAA TTGAAAGGACCAGTTGTACTACAAGTACAGAAGGTTAAGAATGTTGCAGCACCTAAGGCTGTTGCAGACTGCAGTCACTCACCAAGACTTCTGAGACTTCAGTTGACTGATGGCCATCTAACATGCAGTGCTGTAGAACTTGTTCCTATTCCACAACTCAG CTTGTCTTTGGCTCCTGGTACGAAAGTGAGACTGAATTCGAAGGACATTCAGATTGTGAAGGGATTCGTTATGCTTCGACCGTCTGATATATCTGTGTTAGGAGGTCGTGTTGAGAAGTTGGCATCCAAGTGGGAGCTGACGCAA AGTCTAGCGAAACACACTAGACAGAACATTGAGGAGGAAGAAGGCCCTCCTGCATTTGTGCCATTTGGAAAG AAAATACCGGGAGACGACAAGGCTGTATCGAGCAAGGGAAAACCAG GTAGGCAAGCTAAACCTTTTGATGTGAACAAGTCAAAGCAAGATGAATGCTCTGCTCGACCACGGATTGATGCAAGCAGCTTGGCCAGTGAGgatagcaaacaaacacag TTGCCCTCTAAAGATGGGAATGTTGCTCGTCTGATTGAGATGGGATTTAGTTACGCTGATTCAATACGAGCACTTCAGAAGTCTAGAGGGGATCCTGAGACTGCTATTGACATTTTGACTATGGGTTCGTCAACAGTCACAAGAGAATCGCTGCACTCTGAGAAAGGGTTTAGTCGAAAGCAGCAACATG GTAAGCAAAGGAGACCGTTTTCATCTCCTACCTTAGTTGAATATGACGTTAAAGATGTAGAAGAATTTGGTACCACAGACTACAGTAGAGGTGGACGAGGTAGTAGACCTATTTCTGGAGGTGGTCGAAGTCGAGGTAGAAGAGGTGGCTCTCAAGCAAGAGGAGGACATGCATATAGACACCCAAAACAAGAAATCGCGGCAAGCAATTCCACACAATTGACATATAACGATAGTTCTGATTACTACTTTGGAACTCATTCTGCTTCTGCATTACAACCAGCAGATCCAAAATTTGTAGACATCGGATCATTTCCTACCGCATACTATAACTCTCACAGGACAGGGAGGATCGATAGTCGAGGAAGTGAGAAACAAAGAAGAGGAAAATGGCAGGATTGCGATCATCCAAGTCAAGATTTAGCATCAGCTGTGGAAGGTTTGTCTCTGAACAAAGTACCGGCTTCACACAGCCTACATTCTAGTTCTGATAGAAGCAGTAAAGCAGGTAAATTTCCTGGACAACCAAAACCGAGTGCGGCTCTAGCAGAGGCTATTCAAATGCACAGAAAGTCTTCAAATTGA
- the LOC134187190 gene encoding neurogenic locus notch homolog protein 1-like translates to MAPDGTVCLCSLECLHPCKNGGKLNQVCECECPYNWSGDQCEVCNKKCTNGSPDKQCTNCVCEKGFTGPTCQEACRDLDKTSFCEERRNAGYCNHYKYKDYMNDYCADTCGLCPTTHPPTQIPEIKDITCYNDRGASYKGTVSYMGSGKVCSPWAGRHVHGITSGVSLDSNYCRNPDGSAKPWCFVNETGRGWEFCESIRRCGSCNRVCAQGGMLDESCNCHCPVEWTGDSCQCPSYKTKCQDINDNCHYLAKKCFEETEEAEMIQCYCPKTCSIC, encoded by the exons ATGGCACCTGATGGTACTGTATGCTTATGTTCTCTAGAATGCTTACATCCATGCAAGAATGGAGGAAAACTGAATCAAGTCTGCGAATGCGAATGTCCTTATAACTGGTCTGGTGATCAATGCGAAG TGTGCAATAAGAAGTGCACAAATGGAAGCCCTGATAAGCAGTGCACAAACTGCGTGTGCGAAAAAGGATTCACGGGTCCCACGTGCCAAG AGGCTTGTCGTGATCTTGACAAAACAAGTTTTTGCGAAGAAAGAAGAAATGCAGGCTATTGCAATCATTACAAATACAAAGACTATATGAATGATTACTGTGCTGACACGTGTGGGTTGTGTCCAACCACACACCCTCCAACACAGATTCCTGAAATCAAAG ACATCACCTGCTATAATGACAGAGGAGCATCATATAAAGGTACAGTCAGCTACATGGGTTCAGGAAAAGTGTGTAGCCCATGGGCTGGCCGACACGTTCATGGTATCACCAGTGGCGTGTCACTTGACTCAAACTACTGCAGAAATCCTGATGGCAGTGCAAAACCATGGTGTTTTGTAAACGAAACAGGTCGTGGTTGGGAGTTCTGTGAGTCAATAAGAAGATGTG GTTCATGTAATCGAGTGTGTGCCCAAGGAGGGATGCTGGATGAATCTTGCAATTGTCATTGCCCAGTTGAATGGACAGGAGATAGCTGCCAGT GTCCAAGTTATAAGACAAAGTGTCAAGACATCAATGACAACTGCCACTATTTAGCTAAAAAGTGTTTTGAGGAGACCGAAGAAGCCGAGATGATACAGTGCTACTGCCCAAAGACGTGTAGCATTTGTTGA
- the LOC134186746 gene encoding putative ammonium transporter 1, whose translation MSNSTESWELLSEQLLLLNRNFDTAYVLLAASIVFFMQAGFAFLEAGSVRSKNTTNILFKNLLDTCVGCVAFWAFGFAFTGTGNEFIGSDCFFLIGCNDHIHYWFVLFVYSVTSVTIVSGAMAERTEVASYIMFSALCTGFLQPVVAHWAWSPDGWLAKGVENNQVSAVYKDFAGSSAVHVVGGTAAFMGAAIVGPRFGRFDESGMPVPIHPHTITMSALGLFILFFGFISFNLTAAMSLLADEEFEAIAGKIVFSVTMSGSAGGLGAVIAKKIIDRSQKRQWSLWSAMNGCLTGLVAICAGSDVVHPYAAVIIGAVAGLVYIIVVRLVVKARVDDPVDAVAVHLGGGCLGVIAVPFFDSTQGLFHHWNRKSMLLLGWNFCGLVTIVLWTAAISGIIFGTLYGFNMLRVSKEVELKGLDYYRHGDVASATDSYSSSATANRRGARSYTRRSTNDTLTDILGTFIRDSTMSRETVGSVSMSNISVAKTVDAVSSV comes from the exons ATGTCAAACAGCACAGAATCGTGGGAATTGTTGAGTGAGCAGTTGCTGTTACTGAATCGTAACTTCGACACAGCCTACGTACTTCTGGCCGCAAGTATAGTCTTTT TTATGCAAGCGGGCTTTGCCTTCCTTGAAGCGGGCAGTGTACGGTCGAAAAACACAACCAATATCTTGTTCAAGAACCTTCTTGACACGTGTGTTGGATGCGTCGCCTTCTGGGCTTTCGGGTTCGCCTTTACTGGCACCGGAAACGAATTTATTGGCTCTGACTGTTTCTTTCTCATTGGCTGCAACGACCACATTCACTACTGGTTCGTTCTATTTGTCTACTCTGTTACCTCCGTCACCATCGTGAGCGGAGCAATGGCAGAAAGAACCGAGGTGGCTAGCTACATTATGTTCAGCGCACTATGTACAG GGTTTCTACAACCGGTTGTAGCTCACTGGGCTTGGTCACCCGATGGCTGGTTAGCTAAAGGCGTTGAAAATAACCAAGTATCAGCAGTTTACAAG GACTTCGCTGGCAGCAGTGCGGTTCATGTCGTTGGTGGTACTGCAGCATTTATGGGAGCAGCAATTGTCGGTCCTCGTTTTGGTCGTTTTGACGAGAGCGGAATGCCTGTACCGATTCACCCGCATACTATTACG atgtcggcgttgggattgtttatattattttttggTTTCATCTCGTTCAACCTGACGGCTGCCATGAGTTTGTTAGCTGACGAAGAATTTGAAGCGATTGCAGGAAAGATTGTCTTTTCGGTTACTATGTCCGGTAGCGCTGGCGGCCTTGGAGCAGTTATAGCTAAGAAAATTATCGACCGTTCGCAGAAGAGACAGTGGAGTCTGTGGTCTGCAATGAATGGATGTCTAACGGGATTG GTAGCCATTTGCGCTGGATCTGACGTCGTTCATCCCTATGCAGCCGTCATAATCGGCGCCGTCGCTGGACTAGTCTATATCATTGTCGTCCGTTTGGTAGTCAAGGCCAGAGTAGACGATCCAGTCGATGCTGTAGCAG TGCATCTGGGTGGTGGTTGTCTGGGTGTCATAGCCGTACCGTTTTTCGACTCGACTCAAGGGTTGTTCCATCACTGGAACAGAAAGTCGATGCTGCTTCTCGGTTGGAACTTTTGCGGACTTGTCACCATTGTGTTGTGGACGGCTGCAATCAGTGGCATAATCTTCGGTACATTGTACGGGTTTAATATGCTTCGTGTATCGAAAGAAGTGGAACTCAAAG GACTGGACTATTACAGGCATGGAGACGTGGCATCTGCAACTGACAGTTATTCCTCGTCGGCTACCGCTAATCGTCGTGGTGCGCGATCTTATACGCGACGGTCAACAAATGATACCCTAACAGACATTCTTGGTACATTCATCCGAGACTCAACGATGTCGAGGGAGACGGTCGGCAGTGTGTCTATGTCCAACATTAGCGTTGCCAAAACCGTTGACGCAGTGTCGTCGGTGTAG
- the LOC134187350 gene encoding uncharacterized protein LOC134187350, which produces MLSRVLQYRCHSLLLLRSITVSKHYGDKWKEIEATVSSLRSDLVATAALPLNRKKTYELFMDKKVCLNGAVLSKKSKKVKDGDVLEVHETIGSRARVSLVRVVEIQDQTTKGKWRVVLARKVCEDYISE; this is translated from the exons ATGCTAAGTCGAGTGCTACAATACCGTTGTCATTCGTTGCTACTTCTTCGTTCAATTACAGTCTCCAAGCACTATGGTGACAAGTGGAAAGAAATAGAGGCAACAGTTAGCTCTCTAAGATCCGATTTGGTAGCAACGGCTGCTCTTCCTCTCAACAGAAA GAAAACGTACGAACTGTTTATGGACAAGAAAGTGTGCTTGAACGGAGCTGTTCTGTCGAAAAAGTCCAAGAaa GTGAAAGACGGTGATGTTCTTGAAGTGCACGAAACCATTGGCAGTCGTGCCAGAGTAAGTTTGGTTCGAGTTGTGGAAATTCAGGATCAAACTACCAAAGGAAAGTGGCGAGTTGTACTTGCTCGGAAAGTTTGTGAAGACTACATCTCAGAGTaa